In Zygosaccharomyces rouxii strain CBS732 chromosome F complete sequence, a single window of DNA contains:
- the SDH7 gene encoding Sdh7p (similar to uniprot|Q02562 Saccharomyces cerevisiae YDR511W ACN9 Protein of the mitochondrial intermembrane space required for acetate utilization and gluconeogenesis has orthologs in higher eukaryotes) → MKNSHQPLYRATQTLLRARRANRPAQPLLPPIHLYRRILREHRNLPALQRELGDQYVKNEFRLHRSAENPLHIVGFLTSWQDYLRMITKGDWIDEAMSSEVLQKLSSDQVVQLYELMKETQQFRAGETPDGDNSDTKQ, encoded by the coding sequence ATGAAGAATTCTCACCAACCATTGTACAGGGCTACTCAAACACTTCTTAGGGCGCGCAGAGCTAATCGTCCTGCTCAACCATTGTTACCACCTATTCACCTTTACAGAAGAATTCTTAGAGAGCATAGGAATTTACCAGCATTGCAGAGGGAGTTAGGTGACCAGTACGTTAAGAATGAGTTTAGATTGCACAGATCAGCAGAGAATCCCCTTCATATTGTTGGATTCCTAACAAGCTGGCAAGACTACTTGCGTATGATTACCAAGGGTGACTGGATAGATGAAGCTATGTCTTCTGAAGTACTACAGAAGTTGTCATCGGACCAAGTCGTCCAACTTTATGAACTCATGAAGGAAACCCAACAATTCCGTGCGGGGGAAACCCCAGATGGCGATAATAGTGATACTAAGCAATAG